The following proteins are co-located in the Pomacea canaliculata isolate SZHN2017 linkage group LG8, ASM307304v1, whole genome shotgun sequence genome:
- the LOC112570299 gene encoding uncharacterized protein LOC112570299 isoform X2 — protein sequence MVMHTKKFLHVVYGVNFHGPQTFFLLMKDFLGDLVWVGRTPSLGYCLLLYEMCACLVVTLVTGGFLYWQLCITASGQTTYEVRNGSSRYSKASVKDNFRDVFGRHWPLLFFLPLPLPQAGNGCYSSPRRRVDRSTCAGRTKDELSHPGGDLMEKEKSKKGQEAARKILPSSEQKERLFKRVSNNIKRRKR from the exons ATGgtcatgcacacaaaaaa GTTCCTTCATGTGGTGTACGGGGTGAACTTCCATGGTCCTCAAACGTTCTTCTTGctgatgaaagattttcttGGTGATTTAGTGTGGGTAGGTCGCACCCCATCACTTGGCTACTGCCTGCTGCTGTACGAGATGTGCGCGTGTCTGGTGGTGACCTTAGTTACGGGTGGATTCCTCTACTGGCAGCTGTGCATTACTGCTTCGG GTCAGACTACTTACGAAGTAAGGAATGGAAGCAGCCGCTACAGCAAGGCTTCTGTGAAGGATAATTTCCGAGATGTGTTTGGTCGCCATTGgcctcttctcttcttcctgccACTTCCTCTGCCACAGGCTGGCAACGGTTGCTATTCGTCACCAAGACGACGTGTTGACCGAAGCACCTGCGCGGGACGAACGAAAGATGAGCTTTCGCACCCAGGTGGCGACCTAATGGAGAAAGAGAAGTCGAAGAAAGGTCAAGAGgctgcaagaaaaatattgccCTCTTCAGAACAGAAAGAACGCCTTTTCAAACGTGTCAGCAACAACATTaagagaaggaaaagataa
- the LOC112570299 gene encoding uncharacterized protein LOC112570299 isoform X1 encodes MGAINLLWRPHTPCRIRLMAFANLVAFCYVVMMTLLTSSMVFFVLIPQFYGDYALWVHRCVIVYIFVNVSGNFYLCATTDTSVERLGPVSSERTNMEQTGTGEQQQRVRECSLSEETAKHKPMTNCNIERSKKIENCGGDTFSPHEISKRRTFNGESREHLVKAETCPRCLTGNTSGVPNLAETELTCSRSTSINSSQKGSQRRDQKEATIPIPPSVSSDCGLSVRDGLTKPSGSVTRSVPEPLPVAGIKPTRKPAAGRQRLQTSSDLRPERRALNVAMETSGHEPERSHFCKLCQILILKHDHHCFFTTACVGYFNQKHFIFFCFYMMLGAFYALILVARFLHVVYGVNFHGPQTFFLLMKDFLGDLVWVGRTPSLGYCLLLYEMCACLVVTLVTGGFLYWQLCITASGQTTYEVRNGSSRYSKASVKDNFRDVFGRHWPLLFFLPLPLPQAGNGCYSSPRRRVDRSTCAGRTKDELSHPGGDLMEKEKSKKGQEAARKILPSSEQKERLFKRVSNNIKRRKR; translated from the exons ATGGGGGCAATCAACTTGCTTTGGAGACCTCACACACCATGTCGAATCCGTTTAATGGCTTTCGCGAACCTTGTCGCGTTTTGCtatgtggtgatgatgacatTGCTGACATCATCGATGGTGTTTTTTGTGCTCATCCCGCAGTTCTATGGCGACTACGCCTTGTGGGTTCATCGATGTGTCATCGTCTATATTTTCGTCAACGTGTCTGGCAACTTTTATCTCTGCGCCACCACGGACACCAGCGTTGAACGACTTGGTCCAGTTTCAAGCGAGAGAACAAATATGGAACAGACTGGAACAGGTGAGCAGCAGCAAAGAGTCCGTGAATGTAGTTTGTCTGAGGAGACCGCAAAACATAAACCTATGACTAACTGTAACATAGAGAGATCCAAAAAAATCGAGAATTGCGGAGGAGACACTTTCAGTCCACACGAAATTTCTAAACGAAGGACGTTTAACGGTGAATCTCGCGAGCATCTCGTAAAGGCCGAGACTTGCCCGAGATGTCTTACCGGCAACACAAGCGGAGTTCCAAACCTTGCAGAAACCGAGCTTACTTGCAGTAGAAGCACCAGCATCAATTCTAGCCAAAAAGGGTCTCAAAGAAGAGACCAGAAGGAAGCAACCATCCCAATCCCGCCCTCGGTCTCATCTGACTGTGGCTTGTCCGTCCGCGACGGGCTTACCAAGCCTAGCGGATCCGTTACAAGATCAGTGCCAGAGCCGCTGCCAGTCGCAGGTATCAAGCCAACAAGAAAGCCTGCTGCTGGCAGACAAAGACTTCAAACCTCTAGCGACCTCCGCCCTGAAAGGAGAGCTCTGAACGTAGCTATGGAAACGTCAGGTCATGAGCCCGAAAGGTCACATTTTTGCAAGCTGTGCCAAATCCTCATACTGAAGCATGACCATCATTGCTTTTTTACGACCGCTTGTGTGGGATACTTTAACCAAAAGCactttatcttcttttgtttctacATGATGCTTGGGGCTTTCTATGCATTAATTTTGGTTGCCAG GTTCCTTCATGTGGTGTACGGGGTGAACTTCCATGGTCCTCAAACGTTCTTCTTGctgatgaaagattttcttGGTGATTTAGTGTGGGTAGGTCGCACCCCATCACTTGGCTACTGCCTGCTGCTGTACGAGATGTGCGCGTGTCTGGTGGTGACCTTAGTTACGGGTGGATTCCTCTACTGGCAGCTGTGCATTACTGCTTCGG GTCAGACTACTTACGAAGTAAGGAATGGAAGCAGCCGCTACAGCAAGGCTTCTGTGAAGGATAATTTCCGAGATGTGTTTGGTCGCCATTGgcctcttctcttcttcctgccACTTCCTCTGCCACAGGCTGGCAACGGTTGCTATTCGTCACCAAGACGACGTGTTGACCGAAGCACCTGCGCGGGACGAACGAAAGATGAGCTTTCGCACCCAGGTGGCGACCTAATGGAGAAAGAGAAGTCGAAGAAAGGTCAAGAGgctgcaagaaaaatattgccCTCTTCAGAACAGAAAGAACGCCTTTTCAAACGTGTCAGCAACAACATTaagagaaggaaaagataa